From one Rubrobacter xylanophilus genomic stretch:
- a CDS encoding ComF family protein → MGSPYLAALLDLLYPQRCAGCGSRASDVLCRSCAGSLPLIEPPLCSRCGLPAPADTPACSGCRGVELHFEGFRAPLRYEGVGREVVHALKYQGYTRLARALCAPLMASVLSEGRFDLVVPVPLHPSRQRRRGYNQAALLARALAGRIGVPFSDKLKAVRRTRDQVELTAAGRRENVRGAFESRGRVGGRVLLVDDVLTTGATMSECARVLLEAGASAVYAVGLCRAR, encoded by the coding sequence TTGGGGAGCCCGTACCTCGCGGCGCTCCTGGATCTCCTCTACCCGCAGCGCTGCGCGGGGTGCGGCTCACGGGCCAGCGACGTGCTCTGCCGGAGCTGCGCGGGGAGCCTGCCGCTCATAGAGCCTCCGCTCTGCTCCCGCTGCGGGCTGCCCGCACCCGCCGACACCCCGGCCTGCTCCGGGTGCCGGGGGGTCGAGCTGCACTTCGAGGGTTTCAGGGCCCCGCTCCGGTACGAGGGGGTCGGCAGGGAGGTCGTGCACGCCCTCAAGTACCAGGGATACACCCGGCTTGCGAGGGCGCTCTGCGCTCCGCTCATGGCGAGCGTACTGTCGGAGGGGAGGTTCGATCTCGTGGTGCCCGTGCCGCTGCATCCCTCCCGGCAACGCCGCCGGGGCTACAACCAGGCGGCGCTGCTTGCCCGGGCGCTCGCCGGGAGGATCGGGGTTCCCTTTTCGGATAAACTAAAGGCCGTGCGGAGGACGCGGGACCAGGTCGAGCTCACGGCCGCCGGTCGGCGGGAGAACGTCCGGGGTGCGTTCGAGTCTCGCGGCCGGGTCGGGGGTCGGGTGCTGCTCGTGGACGACGTGCTCACCACCGGGGCCACCATGAGCGAGTGCGCCCGGGTGCTGCTCGAGGCCGGGGCGT
- a CDS encoding NADH-quinone oxidoreductase subunit N: MPELVATGSLLVVLLGGVFAGPRNEALVSGLAALGTLAAFAAAAGMLAAGFSGTFFGGGYAVDGFALYFKLIITATAFFTVIAASRWAGRTGDAPEYMTLVIAVALGGMLLVSMRDLFGVFLAVELATIPSYAMVAFDRRRRESAEGGMKYLITGVIASSFLLYGIVLIYGVSGSANLSRVAEAFGESLSPVAIVGLVLMLSGFAFKVSAAPFHFWTPDAYQGAPTSAAAFLSVAPKAAIFAVLLRILLDGMPQAAPTWTALMAVIAIVTMFVGNLLALRQSNVRRMLAYSSVAHSGYILAAFAALQGEAVPAGVQAVMIYSAAYAVMNLGAFLTIDLVGEEAKSFNGLFATRPALAVAMAVFMAALVGIPPLSGFFGKAWVIYAGVGSGSVLVYAAVASLVVNSVLSVPYYFGIIRNMFQEEPVSEGGPGKGDGGVAFTVYAMAVLTTLFFLGVGPLAALASGSGLL; this comes from the coding sequence TTGCCTGAGCTGGTCGCGACCGGCTCTCTGCTGGTGGTGCTCCTTGGCGGGGTCTTCGCCGGACCCCGCAACGAGGCGCTGGTGAGCGGGCTCGCGGCGCTGGGGACGCTGGCGGCCTTCGCGGCGGCGGCCGGGATGCTCGCGGCCGGCTTCTCCGGGACCTTCTTCGGCGGCGGGTACGCGGTCGACGGCTTCGCGCTCTACTTCAAGCTCATCATAACCGCGACCGCCTTCTTCACCGTGATAGCGGCTTCGCGGTGGGCGGGGAGGACGGGGGACGCCCCGGAGTACATGACGCTCGTGATCGCGGTCGCGCTCGGCGGGATGTTGCTGGTCTCCATGCGCGACCTCTTCGGGGTCTTTCTGGCGGTCGAGCTGGCGACCATCCCTTCTTACGCGATGGTCGCCTTCGACCGGCGGCGCCGGGAGAGCGCCGAGGGGGGGATGAAGTACCTGATCACGGGGGTCATCGCCTCCTCCTTCCTGCTCTACGGGATCGTCCTGATCTACGGGGTCTCCGGTTCGGCGAACCTCTCGCGGGTGGCGGAGGCTTTCGGGGAGAGCCTGAGCCCGGTGGCGATCGTGGGGCTGGTGCTGATGCTGAGCGGCTTCGCCTTCAAGGTCTCCGCCGCACCCTTCCACTTCTGGACCCCCGACGCCTACCAGGGCGCCCCGACCAGCGCGGCGGCCTTTCTCTCGGTGGCCCCGAAGGCGGCCATCTTCGCCGTCCTGCTGCGCATCCTGCTCGACGGGATGCCGCAGGCCGCTCCGACCTGGACGGCGCTCATGGCGGTCATCGCGATCGTGACGATGTTCGTCGGGAACCTGCTCGCGCTGCGGCAGAGCAACGTGCGGCGGATGCTGGCCTACAGCTCGGTGGCGCACTCCGGCTACATCCTCGCCGCCTTCGCCGCGCTGCAGGGGGAGGCGGTTCCCGCCGGGGTGCAGGCTGTCATGATCTACAGCGCGGCCTACGCGGTGATGAACCTGGGGGCCTTCCTCACCATAGACCTGGTGGGGGAGGAGGCCAAGAGCTTCAACGGGCTCTTCGCCACCCGCCCGGCGCTGGCGGTGGCCATGGCCGTCTTCATGGCGGCTCTCGTGGGCATCCCGCCCCTCTCCGGTTTCTTCGGCAAGGCGTGGGTGATCTACGCCGGTGTGGGTTCGGGCTCGGTGCTGGTTTACGCGGCGGTGGCGTCGCTGGTCGTGAACAGCGTGCTCTCCGTGCCGTACTACTTCGGGATCATCCGCAACATGTTCCAGGAGGAGCCGGTCTCCGAGGGGGGACCGGGCAAGGGGGATGGTGGCGTGGCCTTCACCGTCTACGCCATGGCGGTCCTCACCACGCTCTTCTTCCTCGGCGTCGGGCCGCTGGCGGCGCTTGCCTCCGGATCGGGGCTGTTGTAG
- a CDS encoding sugar phosphate nucleotidyltransferase, which translates to MQAVVLVGGLGTRLRPITYDIPKALVPLRNKPFMGYTLDFLRGGGVEGVVLSLGYLPDPIQRYIDERDDLDGFSVEYAVEERPLGTAGGIKNAARYLEGGPVVVLNGDVLTGMDLRKAVELHRSTGALATITLTSVEDPTAYGLVEVDHDMMVRRFIEKPSPDEVTTNLINAGVYVLEPEVLEMIPSGREVSIEREIFPRLQERGQLYAHVSSSYWKDIGTPRSYLAASHDVLSGAVGAGENFDYMDVHGSTAIGKNVRILPPVSIAEGCEIATGATVGGRSSLGRGCRVGEGAVVEGSILLDGAVVEAGAVVRGSIVGPGARIGENAIVRGLSVLGARCVVGEGNVLDQGVRINPGVVLQPRSVSF; encoded by the coding sequence ATGCAGGCCGTAGTACTGGTCGGCGGCCTGGGCACGCGGCTCAGGCCCATAACCTACGACATACCGAAGGCCCTCGTTCCGCTGCGCAACAAGCCCTTCATGGGCTACACGCTGGACTTCCTGCGGGGCGGCGGGGTAGAGGGGGTGGTGCTCTCGCTCGGGTACCTGCCGGACCCGATCCAGCGCTACATAGACGAGCGGGACGACCTGGACGGTTTCTCGGTGGAGTACGCGGTCGAGGAGCGACCCCTGGGTACCGCGGGGGGCATAAAGAACGCCGCCCGGTATCTCGAGGGCGGTCCCGTCGTGGTCCTCAACGGGGACGTACTCACCGGGATGGACCTCCGCAAGGCCGTCGAGCTGCACCGGTCCACCGGGGCGCTGGCCACCATCACCCTCACCAGCGTCGAGGATCCCACGGCCTACGGGCTCGTGGAGGTGGACCACGACATGATGGTCCGGCGGTTCATCGAGAAGCCCTCTCCAGACGAGGTCACCACGAACCTCATAAACGCCGGTGTGTACGTCCTCGAACCCGAGGTGCTGGAGATGATCCCCTCCGGCCGGGAGGTCTCGATAGAGCGGGAGATCTTCCCGCGGCTGCAGGAGCGGGGGCAGCTCTACGCCCACGTCTCGAGCTCCTACTGGAAGGACATAGGGACCCCGCGTAGCTACCTGGCCGCCTCCCACGACGTGCTCTCGGGTGCTGTGGGGGCCGGGGAGAACTTCGACTACATGGACGTTCACGGCTCCACCGCGATAGGGAAGAACGTCAGGATCCTCCCTCCGGTCTCGATCGCCGAGGGGTGTGAGATCGCCACCGGGGCCACGGTGGGGGGGCGGTCCTCGCTGGGACGTGGCTGCCGGGTCGGCGAGGGCGCCGTGGTCGAAGGGAGCATCCTGCTCGACGGCGCCGTGGTGGAGGCCGGGGCGGTTGTGCGCGGCTCCATAGTGGGGCCCGGCGCCAGGATAGGCGAGAACGCGATCGTGCGTGGCCTCTCGGTGCTCGGGGCCCGGTGCGTGGTCGGGGAGGGGAACGTACTGGACCAGGGCGTCCGGATAAACCCCGGCGTGGTGCTCCAGCCCCGGAGCGTGAGCTTCTAG